The following proteins are co-located in the Salvelinus sp. IW2-2015 linkage group LG36, ASM291031v2, whole genome shotgun sequence genome:
- the LOC111959795 gene encoding interleukin-10 receptor subunit beta: MKHFLLTIYLMLQCCYALCSLPAPVNVSIESLNFHHVLRWRAGPGTPPGTVYKISRRKNHRLQSPHQTNMTSHRLDLRFPKEEYKFCVWASRNLSESPVVETTFTPFTQTVIGSPILSLDGCGNCLEINITLLEIETIKNIYGKSLSFDIYWKRAGETKPQMTQTTNLAYMLENLEVGMEYCVRVYTRIVTNHNTRSSGWKCAYTSILEPNRVPAVVAGVSVVLIVSGVGLMVLTFGLFYMGFLCKLKTHQPRGLTALVEGFFLIPERTIPDLVSISSKTEEQGKARRSKTHHDRENANQAGEEEEEEEEEEGGNDDYMDRAAGLSSDSSSSTTQSQDASGANVALLDTAWHSGGLRSGVAAAEEEREAPVGVMVLGCQAQGEVTGEQARVISSFEGDRPRPLGLGGLGGEEKEREVEEEETFGNVNLFSVTLGALKRDEEGEYEEETDFLLEFSKQEQKPQLPIDSLQRNLRPGSMRSPSEIQEDTGLVLTLPQTVCTWIYSEYSNRHADSSTETHSGYLVTHTGTGQADNETEEEEEEDFSGYMGH, from the exons ATGAAACATTTCCTTCTGACTATATATTTGATGTTGCAGTGTTGCTATG CCCTGTGCTCCCTCCCTGCTCCAGTCAATGTTTCCATAGAGTCCCTCAACTTCCACCATGTTCTACGCTGGCGCGCCGGTCCAGGCACACCTCCTGGGACGGTGTACAAGATCAGCCGCAG AAAAAACCACAGGCTGCAATCTCCACATCAAACCAACATGACAAGTCATAGGCTGGATCTAAGGTTCCCCAAAGAAGAGTATAAATTCTGTGTTTGGGCCTCCCGCAACCTCTCAGAGTCGCCCGTGGTCGAGACCACCTTCACCCCCTTCACACAGA CTGTTATTGGCTCTCCAATATTGTCTTTGGATGGATGTGGCAACTGCCTGGAAATCAACATCACACTGCTTGAGATAGAAACTATTAAAAACATCTATGGGAAATCCTTATCttttgacatctactggaagagagcaggagagacaaAG CCCCAAATGACCCAAACAACTAATTTAGCTTACATGCTGGAGAACTTGGAGGTGGGTATGGAGTACTGTGTGAGGGTGTACACAAGGATCGTCACCAACCACAACACACGGTCCTCTGGGTGGAAGTGTGCTTACACCAGCATTCTGGAGCCCAACAGAG tccctgctgttgTAGCTGGGGTGTCTGTTGTCCTCATTGTGAGTGGGGTAGGTCTGATGGTTCTCACGTTTGGCCTGTTCTACATGGGGTTCCTGTGCAAGCTGAAGACCCACCAACCTAGAGGACTG ACTGCCCTGGTGGAGGGCTTCTTCCTCATCCCAGAGAGGACGATCCCTGACTTGGTCTCTATATCTTCTAAGACAGAGGAACAAGGGAAGGCCCGCAGATCAAAAACACACCATGACAGAGAGAACGCTAACCaagcaggggaggaggaggaggaggaggaagaggaagaggggggaaacGACGACTACATGGACCGCGCTGCTGGGCTCTCATCTGACAGCAGCTCTAGCACCACACAGTCCCAGGATGCATCAGGGGCCAATGTAGCCCTCCTTGACACCGCATGGCATTCTGGGGGATTGCGTTCTGGGGTAGCTGCTGCTGAGGAGGAAAGGGAAGCTCCTGTGGGTGTGATGGTGCTAGGATGTCAGGCTCAGGGAGAGGTCACAGGTGAACAGGCGAGGGTCATTTCCAGCTTTGAAGGAGACCGACCCAGACCTCTGGGACTTGGAGGGTTGGGtggggaggagaaagaaagagaggtggaggaggaggagaccttTGGTAATGTCAATCTGTTCTCTGTGACTCTGGGGGCATtaaagagggatgaggagggcgAGTATGAAGAGGAGACAGACTTTCTATTAGAATTTTCAAAACAGGAGCAGAAGCCTCAACTTCCCATAGACTCCTTACAGAGGAACTTACGACCGGGCAGCATGAGATCTCCGAGTGAGATACAGGAGGATACAGGCCTAGTACTGACACTGCCACAGACAGTTTGCACATGGATATACTCTGAATATTCAAATAGACATGCTGACAGCAGCACAGAGACACACTCTGGCTACCTTGTAACGCACACAGGCACTGGGCAGGCTGACAAtgagacagaagaagaagaggaggaagacttcTCAGGGTACATGGGACAttga
- the LOC111959299 gene encoding exosomal polycystin-1-interacting protein: MSLNRASSWRRPPALLLWTLWVLILPSTVTLTTGPGNSTLLFDSTDNSNSLRNCSCSAHIQDCDEALANLLCSCHTVLRSKLTPGGLREQGGLTVWLREPWVLTELLNGSVVLDLSLSFCATGTLAIPNQYLALFGLRRLRVHSAAQDAPHLEQVLTISSGSRDMEGMGCLSSTDPASPSSVLHVSFLDVSALNGLSSLKAYSVSSTPMSTLFQHFPHLPLPLHPSTALDQPPEPQQDCLLTFIY, from the coding sequence ATGTCTCTAAACAGGGCCTCCTCTTGGCGCCGTCCCCCTGCCCTGTTGCTGTGGACTCTGTGGGTTCTAATCCTCCCCTCAACTGTCACCCTGACCACAGGCCCCGGCAACAGCACCCTGCTCTTTGACAGCACCGACAACAGCAACAGCCTGCGGAACTGCAGCTGCTCCGCCCACATCCAGGACTGTGACGAGGCGCTGGCCAACCTGCTGTGCAGCTGCCACACTGTGCTGCGCTCCAAGCTGACCCCCGGCGGCCTGAGGGAGCAGGGCGGACTGACTGTGTGGCTCAGAGAGCCCTGGGTTCTCACAGAGCTGCTGAACGGCAGCGTGGTGCTCGACCTAAGTCTGTCGTTCTGTGCCACTGGCACCCTGGCCATCCCCAACCAGTACCTGGCCCTGTTTGGCCTCCGTAGGCTGAGGGTCCACAGTGCTGCCCAGGACGCTCCACACCTGGAGCAGGTCCTCACCATCTCCTCTGGGAGTAGGGATATGGAGGGGATGGGGTGCCTCTCCTCCACTGACCCCGCCTCCCCCTCCTCCGTTCTCCATGTATCCTTCCTGGATGTGTCAGCGCTAAATGGGTTGTCGTCCCTGAAGGCCTACAGTGTGAGCTCCACTCCCATGTCCACCCTCTTCCAACACTTCCCCCACCTGCCCCTACCCCTACACCCCTCCACCGCCCTGGATCAGCCCCCGGAGCCCCAACAGGACTGCCTCCTCACCTTCATATACTAG